A DNA window from Grus americana isolate bGruAme1 chromosome 27, bGruAme1.mat, whole genome shotgun sequence contains the following coding sequences:
- the LOC129196837 gene encoding olfactory receptor 14A16-like → MSNSSSITEFLLLAFADTRELQLLHFWLFLGIYLAALLANGLIITAIACDHHLHTPMYFFLLNLSLLDLGSISTTVPKAMANSLWDTRTISYAGCAAQVFLIVFLLGAEYALLTVMAYDRYIAICQPLHYGTLLGSRACVHMAAAAWGSGFLYAVLHTANTFSIPLCQGNALDQFFCEIPQILKLSCLDSYLREIGLLTLSSFLFLGCFVFIVLSYVQIFRAVLRIPSEQGRHKAFSMCLPHLAVVSLFISTAIFAYLKPPSISSPSLDLVVAVLYSVVPPSVNPLIYSMRNQEIKDALWKLFEYNLLQINKVPIIPVGLPLYLRKSQD, encoded by the coding sequence atgtccaacagcagctccatcactgagttcctcctcctggcattcgcagacacacgggagctgcagctcttgcacttctggctcttcctgggcatctacctggctgctctcctggccaatggcctcatcatcactgccatagcctgcgaccaccacctccacacccccatgtacttcttcctcctcaacctctccctcctcgacctgggctccatctccaccactgtccctaaagccatggccaattccctctgggacaccaggaccatctcctatgcaggatgtgctgctcaagtctttctgattgtcttcctgcttggagctgagtacgcCCTTCTCACAGTCATGGCCTACGATcgctacattgccatctgccaacccctgcactacgggaccctcctgggcagcagagcttgtgtccacatggcagcagctgcctggggcagtggctTTCTCTATGCTGTactgcacacggccaatacattttctataccactctgccagggcaatgccctggaccagttcttctgtgaaatcccccagatcctcaagctctcctgcttgGACTCCTACCTAAGGGAAATTGGACTTCTTACATTAagttcttttctatttttggggtgttttgttttcattgtgctgtcctatgtgcagatcttcagggctgtgctgaggatcccctctgagcagggacggcacaaagccttttccatgtgcctccctcacctggccgtggtctccctgtttatcagcactgccatatttgcctacctgaaacccccctccatttcctccccatccctggacctggtggtggcagttctgtactcggtggtgcctccatcagtgaaccccctcatctacagcatgaggaaccaggaaatCAAAGATGCCCTGTGGAAACTATTTGAATACAATCTACTTCAGATTAATAAGGTGCCCATTATCCCAGTAGGGCTCCCTTTGTATCTCAGGAAGAGCCAGGACTAA